One region of Lampris incognitus isolate fLamInc1 chromosome 4, fLamInc1.hap2, whole genome shotgun sequence genomic DNA includes:
- the vps26a gene encoding vacuolar protein sorting-associated protein 26A: MSFLGGLFGPVFEIDVVLNDAENRKTAELKTEDGKVEKHYLFYDGESVSGKVNLNVKQTGKRLEHQGIRIEFVGQIELFSDKSNTHEFVDLVKELALPGELTQNRSYDFEFMQVEKPYESYTGANVRLRYFLRVTVVRRLSDLVKEYELIVHQLATYPDVNNSIKMEVGIEDCLHIEFEYNKSKYHLKDVIVGKIYFLLVRIKIQHMELQLIKKEITGIGPSTTTETETVAKYEIMDGAPVKGESIPIRLFLAGYDLTATMRDVNKKFSVRYFLNLVLVDEEDRRYFKQQEIVLWRKAPEKLRKRNFHQRYESPEPRYQPVTAEQPEL; this comes from the exons AGTTTCCTAGGGGGTTTGTTTGGGCCGGTATTTGAGATAGATGTGGTGCTTAATGATGCAGAAAACAGAAAAACAGCTGAATTGAAGACAGAGGATGGTAAAGTCGAGAAACACTACCTGTTCTATGATGGCGAGTCAGTTTCTGGAAAG GTGAATCTGAATGTGAAGCAGACAGGAAAAAGACTGGAGCATCAGGGTATCCGTATTGAGTTTGTTGGACAAATAG AGCTGTTCTCTGATAAAAGCAACACCCATGAATTTGTGGACCTGGTGAAAGAGTTGGCTCTGCCTGGAGAGCTCACCCAaaacaggagttatgactttgaGTTTATGCAGGTGGAAAAGCCATATGAATCCTATACTGGAGCTAATGTCAGACTCAG ATATTTTCTCAGAGTGACAGTAGTTCGTCGTCTTTCTGACCTGGTGAAAGAATACGAGCTGATTGTCCACCAGTTAGCCACTTATCCAGATGTCAACAATTCCATCAAGATGGAGGTCGGCATAGAAGACTGTCTGCATATCGAATTTGAATACAACAAGTCAAA ATACCACCTTAAGGATGTGATCGTGGGGAAGATTTATTTCCTGCTGGTCAGGATCAAGATCCAACACATGGAACTACAACTCATCAAGAAGGAAATCACTGGCATAG GCCCCAGCACTACCACAGAGACGGAAACTGTTGCTAAGTATGAGATCATGGATGGAGCGCCTGTTAAAGGAGAATCTATCCCTATCAGACTATTTCTGGCAG GATATGACCTAACAGCCACCATGAGGGATGTCAACAAGAAGTTCTCAGTTCGCTACTTCCTTAATCTGGTGCTGGTGGATGAAGAAGACAGGAGATACTTCAAACAACAG gaGATTGTCTTATGGAGGAAAGCTCCAGAGAAGCTAAGGAAACGAAACTTTCATCAGCGCTACGAGTCACCAGAGCCCAGATACCAACCAGTCACTGCAGAACAGCCAGAGTTGTGA